The following are from one region of the Candidatus Eisenbacteria bacterium genome:
- the lpdA gene encoding dihydrolipoyl dehydrogenase: protein MSGDRYDVAILGGGPGGYVAAIRAGQLGLKTVLIEKDKVGGTCLHWGCIPTKSLLETAEVLLLSRKAGEFGVRVAEATLDLKTAMERKDRIVKKGQMGTESLLKKNKVTTLKGTGRLTGRGKLEVRDASGGVQTVEAGATILATGSRVGSLPMAPVDGRVVLSSDDILSLDRVPESLLVIGAGAVGVEFASIYHAFGSKVILIERLPKLVPVEDEEVSDALLRSFTRQGMDVHVGADLKSVRVEGDGAWSEFVVKGETKRVRTERVLMAAGRKPVLDGIGLEALGVAMERGFVKVNEFMETNVPGLYAIGDIVPTAALAHVASHEGIVAVEKIAGKKPHPVNYQAIPNCTYCHPQVASVGMTEAQAKAAGRAVKTGKFPFTASTRAGIMGQGDGFVKAVSDAKTGEILGVHIIGVLATEQIAESVVARHFEATAIELAEVVHAHPTLAEATMEAMFGTEARPIHI from the coding sequence GGCCGCCATCCGCGCCGGACAGCTCGGGCTCAAGACGGTCCTGATCGAGAAGGACAAGGTCGGCGGCACGTGCCTCCACTGGGGGTGCATCCCGACGAAGTCGCTCCTCGAGACCGCCGAAGTGCTCCTGCTCTCGCGGAAGGCGGGCGAGTTCGGCGTGCGGGTGGCCGAGGCCACGCTGGATCTGAAGACGGCGATGGAGCGGAAGGACCGCATCGTGAAGAAGGGCCAGATGGGGACCGAGTCGCTCCTCAAGAAGAACAAGGTCACGACCCTGAAGGGAACGGGCCGCCTCACCGGACGCGGCAAGCTCGAGGTGCGGGACGCGTCCGGAGGCGTGCAGACGGTCGAGGCGGGGGCGACGATCCTCGCGACGGGATCGCGCGTCGGGTCGCTTCCGATGGCGCCCGTGGACGGCCGCGTCGTCCTCTCGAGCGACGACATCCTGAGCCTCGACCGCGTGCCCGAGTCGCTCCTCGTGATCGGCGCGGGCGCGGTCGGCGTGGAGTTCGCGTCGATCTACCACGCGTTCGGATCCAAGGTGATCCTGATCGAGCGCCTGCCCAAGCTCGTTCCGGTCGAGGACGAGGAGGTCTCGGACGCGCTCCTCCGCTCCTTCACGCGGCAGGGCATGGACGTGCACGTGGGCGCGGATCTCAAGAGCGTCCGCGTGGAGGGGGATGGCGCCTGGAGCGAGTTCGTGGTGAAGGGCGAGACGAAGCGCGTCCGCACGGAGCGGGTGCTGATGGCCGCGGGCCGGAAGCCCGTCCTGGACGGGATCGGGCTCGAGGCGCTCGGCGTCGCGATGGAACGCGGATTCGTGAAGGTGAACGAGTTCATGGAGACGAACGTTCCCGGCCTCTACGCGATCGGCGACATCGTGCCGACCGCGGCCCTCGCGCACGTGGCGTCGCACGAGGGGATCGTGGCCGTGGAGAAGATCGCGGGGAAGAAGCCGCACCCCGTGAACTATCAGGCGATCCCGAACTGCACGTACTGTCACCCCCAGGTCGCCAGCGTGGGGATGACCGAGGCACAGGCGAAGGCTGCGGGGCGCGCGGTGAAGACCGGGAAGTTTCCCTTCACCGCGAGCACGCGGGCGGGGATCATGGGACAGGGGGACGGGTTCGTGAAGGCGGTCTCGGACGCGAAGACGGGCGAGATCCTCGGGGTGCACATCATCGGGGTGCTCGCCACGGAACAGATCGCCGAGTCGGTGGTGGCGCGTCACTTCGAGGCGACCGCGATCGAGCTGGCCGAGGTGGTGCACGCGCACCCGACCCTCGCCGAGGCGACGATGGAGGCGATGTTTGGAACCGAAGCGCGACCCATCCATATCTGA
- the lipA gene encoding lipoyl synthase, with protein sequence MEPKRDPSISESAPAAGAGPPAASADPSAPPAAAAGAGAPIPLRILASDRRVSGNEKRKPLRVYDRLSPAPPPPRRPDWLRARIPTGASYHETKSILRTLDLHTVCESANCPNIGDCFSRHTATFLILGNVCTRSCPFCDIRSGKPLPVDPEEPRRVAEAVRRLGLHYAVVTSVNRDELPDGGASHFAAVIRSIREAIPSAKVEVLIPDFLGDDDALRTVLDAKPDVLNHNLECVKRLYKRVRPAGRYDRSLRLLQNVATWTTDIPAKSGIMVGVGETNEEVEETLRDFHAHGVSMVTIGQYLPPSGSHLPLERYVTPAEFAHFREYGLSLGIRQVASGPLVRSSYHAEEQAGETVFIP encoded by the coding sequence TTGGAACCGAAGCGCGACCCATCCATATCTGAGAGCGCGCCGGCTGCCGGCGCCGGACCCCCCGCCGCCTCCGCTGACCCGTCCGCGCCTCCGGCCGCCGCGGCGGGGGCTGGCGCTCCGATTCCGCTCCGCATCCTCGCGAGCGACCGCCGCGTCTCGGGAAACGAGAAGCGGAAGCCGCTCCGGGTCTACGACCGGCTCTCGCCCGCGCCGCCGCCTCCGCGCCGGCCGGACTGGCTGCGCGCGCGGATCCCCACGGGCGCCTCGTACCACGAGACCAAGTCGATCCTCCGCACGCTCGATCTCCACACGGTCTGCGAGAGCGCGAACTGCCCGAACATCGGGGACTGCTTTTCCCGGCACACCGCGACGTTTCTCATTCTGGGCAACGTCTGCACGCGCTCGTGCCCGTTCTGCGACATCCGGAGCGGGAAACCCTTGCCGGTGGATCCCGAGGAGCCGCGCCGCGTAGCCGAGGCCGTGCGCCGCCTCGGGCTCCACTACGCCGTCGTGACGTCCGTGAACCGGGACGAGCTCCCGGACGGCGGTGCGTCCCACTTCGCCGCCGTGATCCGCTCGATCCGCGAGGCGATCCCGTCGGCCAAGGTCGAGGTCCTGATCCCCGACTTCCTGGGAGACGACGACGCGCTCCGGACCGTGCTCGACGCGAAGCCCGACGTCCTGAACCACAACCTCGAGTGCGTGAAGCGGCTCTACAAGCGCGTGCGCCCCGCGGGCCGCTACGATCGCTCGCTCCGGCTCCTCCAGAACGTGGCGACGTGGACGACGGACATTCCCGCGAAGTCGGGGATCATGGTCGGCGTGGGGGAGACGAACGAGGAGGTCGAGGAGACGTTGCGCGATTTCCACGCGCACGGAGTGTCCATGGTCACGATCGGCCAGTACCTCCCGCCTTCGGGGTCCCACCTTCCCCTGGAGCGCTACGTCACGCCGGCGGAGTTCGCCCACTTCCGCGAGTACGGGCTCTCGCTCGGCATTCGGCAGGTGGCGTCCGGTCCGCTCGTGCGGAGCTCGTATCACGCCGAGGAGCAGGCCGGAGAGACCGTCTTCATCCCGTAG
- the mgtE gene encoding magnesium transporter, whose protein sequence is MTSSPETELEEPLSIADLKEAWSLLVPADRVESFRALDRTDAEDFFLSLSARDQAELLVEIPSTERRSWIRLLAPDDAADLIQQVPAESREELMGLLDDPTRAEVSGLLAYAEDDAGGLMSPRYARLRPDMSVDEAIGYLRRAAQRAETLTYAYVLSADNHLLGVISYRELITAKAEQKIGDIMRTELVTVREATDQEELARLFANRRLMAFPVVDVDGRMKGIVTLDDIVDVVREEATEDIQKIGGTAALDAPYLRLSVFDMIKARAGWLSILFLGETLTATAMGHFEEDIARAVVLAVFVPLVISSGGNSGGQATTLVIRAMALGEVKLRDWWRVMRREIFSGLGLGGILATLGILRVVGFEWAFHSFGPHYWLIAVCLALSLLGVVLWGTIVGSMLPFLLRRLGLDPATASAPFVATLVDVTGLLIYFSAARALLTGTLL, encoded by the coding sequence ATGACGTCCAGCCCGGAAACCGAGCTCGAAGAACCCCTCTCCATCGCGGACCTGAAGGAAGCGTGGTCGCTCCTCGTCCCGGCGGACCGCGTGGAGAGCTTCCGCGCGCTCGATCGCACCGATGCCGAGGACTTCTTCCTGAGCCTGAGCGCGCGCGACCAGGCGGAGCTCCTGGTCGAGATCCCCTCCACGGAGCGCCGGTCGTGGATCCGGCTCCTCGCGCCGGACGACGCGGCCGACCTGATCCAGCAAGTCCCGGCGGAGAGTCGCGAGGAGCTGATGGGCCTCCTCGACGATCCGACGCGCGCCGAGGTGAGCGGGCTCCTCGCCTACGCGGAGGACGATGCGGGCGGCCTCATGAGCCCGCGGTACGCGCGCCTCCGCCCCGACATGTCGGTGGACGAGGCGATCGGATACCTGCGGCGCGCGGCGCAGCGCGCCGAGACCCTGACCTACGCGTACGTGCTCTCCGCCGACAATCACCTGCTGGGCGTCATCTCCTATCGCGAGCTCATCACCGCGAAGGCGGAGCAGAAGATCGGCGACATCATGCGCACCGAGCTCGTCACGGTGCGCGAGGCCACGGACCAGGAGGAGCTGGCCCGGCTCTTCGCGAACCGCCGCCTCATGGCGTTTCCCGTGGTGGACGTGGACGGCCGGATGAAGGGGATCGTCACCCTCGACGACATCGTCGACGTCGTGCGCGAGGAGGCGACCGAGGACATCCAGAAGATCGGAGGTACGGCCGCGCTGGACGCGCCCTATCTGCGCCTGAGCGTGTTCGACATGATCAAGGCGCGCGCGGGATGGCTTTCGATTCTCTTCCTCGGCGAGACCTTGACCGCGACCGCCATGGGACACTTCGAGGAGGACATCGCCCGGGCGGTCGTGCTCGCGGTGTTCGTCCCGCTCGTGATCTCGAGCGGAGGGAACTCGGGGGGCCAGGCCACGACGCTCGTGATCCGCGCCATGGCCCTGGGCGAGGTGAAGCTCCGGGACTGGTGGCGCGTGATGCGGCGGGAGATCTTCTCGGGTCTCGGGCTCGGAGGGATTCTCGCGACGCTCGGCATCCTGCGCGTCGTCGGGTTCGAGTGGGCCTTCCACTCGTTCGGCCCTCACTACTGGCTGATCGCGGTCTGCCTCGCGCTGAGCCTTCTTGGCGTCGTGCTCTGGGGCACGATCGTGGGATCGATGCTCCCCTTCCTGCTGCGCCGGCTGGGACTCGACCCCGCGACCGCGTCCGCGCCCTTCGTCGCCACGCTCGTGGACGTGACGGGGCTCCTCATCTACTTCTCCGCGGCCCGCGCGCTGCTCACGGGCACGCTTCTCTGA
- a CDS encoding sigma-54 dependent transcriptional regulator, with product MSARRRPAMLVVDDDAGSSGLLREIFVQEGYDVSQAGSGAEALKLASEKPFDVVLSDVQMPDIDGIEVLRRLKQVAPDAIVILVTAYGTIEAAIRALHEGAFDYVRKPFKLDEVRLCVARAMERRQVGPARPAGTTGQGAGSPSRGSRGSRPIIGSHPAMVELYKLVSRVAGTKSSVLIMGESGTGKELIARTIHEASPRSDRPFVAVNCTSLSETLLESELFGHVKGAFTGAIERRPGLFLEANRGTVFLDEVGDMSLSMQSKLLRVLQEEEVKPVGGNETIPVDVRVVAATHQDLEALVRAGRFRMDLYYRLHVVALRVPPLRERREDIPVLAEHFLREYAARSNRVVRGFSPRAMEALLAHPWPGNVRELENVVERAVALAQGSTVEEADLPDKLIPGSRIPAAEPQAASRATLDEVARSYVLQVLDQVGGNKSEAARVLGIPRRTLYRMLERYETGESASPDVGRPGTSVH from the coding sequence ATGTCCGCACGACGACGTCCCGCCATGCTGGTCGTCGACGACGACGCCGGCTCGTCGGGGCTTCTCCGAGAGATCTTCGTTCAGGAAGGCTACGACGTCTCGCAGGCCGGGAGCGGCGCCGAGGCGCTGAAGCTCGCCTCCGAGAAACCGTTCGACGTCGTGCTGAGCGACGTCCAGATGCCCGACATCGACGGCATCGAGGTGCTCCGCCGTCTGAAGCAGGTCGCTCCCGACGCGATCGTCATCCTGGTCACCGCCTACGGAACCATCGAGGCCGCGATCCGCGCGCTCCACGAGGGCGCCTTCGACTACGTGCGAAAGCCGTTCAAGCTCGACGAGGTGCGCCTCTGCGTCGCCCGCGCCATGGAGCGGCGGCAGGTCGGGCCGGCGCGTCCGGCGGGAACCACCGGCCAGGGGGCCGGCTCGCCGTCGCGCGGGTCGCGCGGTTCCCGTCCGATCATCGGTTCCCATCCCGCCATGGTCGAGCTCTACAAGCTCGTCTCCCGCGTCGCGGGGACGAAGAGCTCGGTTCTCATCATGGGGGAGAGCGGCACCGGGAAGGAGCTCATCGCGCGCACGATCCACGAGGCGAGTCCGCGCAGCGACCGGCCGTTCGTGGCCGTGAACTGCACGAGCCTCTCGGAGACGCTCTTGGAGTCGGAGCTCTTCGGACACGTGAAGGGGGCGTTCACCGGCGCCATCGAGCGCCGGCCCGGGCTCTTCCTCGAGGCGAATCGCGGAACCGTGTTCCTGGACGAGGTCGGGGACATGTCCCTCTCGATGCAGTCGAAGCTCCTCCGCGTGCTCCAGGAGGAGGAGGTGAAGCCGGTGGGAGGGAACGAGACGATCCCGGTCGACGTGCGCGTCGTGGCCGCCACGCACCAGGACCTCGAGGCGCTCGTGCGCGCGGGGCGGTTCCGCATGGATCTCTATTACCGTCTCCACGTCGTGGCGCTGCGGGTGCCCCCGCTCCGGGAGCGGCGAGAGGACATCCCGGTCCTCGCCGAGCACTTCCTCCGCGAGTACGCCGCGCGCTCGAACCGCGTGGTGCGCGGATTCTCGCCGCGAGCCATGGAGGCGCTCCTCGCCCACCCGTGGCCCGGAAACGTCCGTGAGCTGGAGAACGTGGTCGAGCGGGCCGTCGCTCTGGCGCAGGGCTCGACCGTGGAGGAAGCCGACCTCCCGGACAAGCTGATCCCCGGATCCAGAATCCCTGCCGCCGAGCCTCAGGCAGCCAGCCGCGCCACCCTGGACGAGGTGGCTCGGAGCTACGTGCTCCAGGTCCTGGACCAGGTGGGTGGCAACAAGTCCGAAGCCGCGCGGGTCCTGGGGATCCCCAGGAGGACCCTCTACCGGATGCTGGAGCGGTACGAGACCGGGGAATCCGCCTCGCCGGATGTGGGACGGCCGGGCACATCTGTGCACTGA
- a CDS encoding peptidyl-prolyl cis-trans isomerase translates to MNHPALSFLNRWLRVALPGLILAVPLALAQTGSKSPKATPPRTSSTPQSPATGGAAKPPAGADAMGVVDGIPITEAEWDRLAKPYFEEIAARAGRPLNDEEKTLLRRNVLDELIRERLWLADAKRRGIVIPEATIDSRMKQSDFFRTNGRPDEAKFRAFKSSPTSNYATLRGQIERTLLLEEYVRWMERRFGPREPELKKTFEERTSQASIRYFVLGPEAVSLDPEATPAQVRAYYEAHPDEFVTADEARIQYIRVPGAADAAAGDSARAASDAARKAAGDVLAAVTAGAPIETAAKPYGGIHDSGPFRLGEPVRGLGRSDLLAGTVKSTAEGRWAPEPIRMGPYWVVLKVTERRPSRRVPFSEAVPFAKRKADALVQDAVIDSLARQEVRENPEPYYAPRLQASIVARGLDSFESGPAPTQKEVEKRLDRMRKEHQIPESNTSWADSVRPTLPAFMLRERRLTSAMRSMREAASRLQKRESAARVAARHAGVLSMFQLYRGEPPLRASLVDGSFLDSLYNLSPGAVVGPRVRGDSVFVVRVEHLDVRFMPPYAAVEPAAKAAVIERRRASLTREAEAWFVSHRGSYQTPQRWVLDIVTFPRQKKEDVPVSADSIAAYWRARPLEFTEPGRARVHHVLIRAPEGSSRAEARKRARQARERIVKGEDFEAVAREVSEDPSSAAKGGDLGEMTRAAVVKEFADAAFSLPIGAISEPVETRFGVHILRVDERKPERLRPLEECVEEIRGVLATALSDSMALRPALALARAGAAGAPFDSLARPFGGAKRTDPVTAQSEIPGVGRVSELERIVSGLPDGGVAPEPIAMTDGYVVVRRVAEVASQQAEFREVSDRVVADYQRSKRRATADSLNAVVRAALKSGESLESVALRFGGLRTSRLFGREGPIPDFQRDQALARDSTYLSLVFSSKPGAALPPIEGATGTLYAVVDTVAILPANDYAKQRDTLHRELTEQRIDAWTARLRAKATIRMNRRELQSLLS, encoded by the coding sequence GTGAATCATCCCGCCCTCTCCTTCCTGAACCGATGGCTCCGAGTCGCGCTGCCGGGCCTGATCCTGGCCGTGCCGCTCGCGCTTGCCCAGACCGGCTCCAAATCGCCGAAGGCCACCCCTCCGCGCACCAGCTCCACTCCTCAGTCCCCCGCCACGGGAGGTGCCGCGAAGCCCCCGGCGGGCGCGGACGCGATGGGGGTCGTGGACGGAATCCCGATCACCGAGGCCGAATGGGACCGGCTCGCGAAGCCGTACTTCGAGGAGATCGCGGCGCGAGCAGGCCGCCCTCTCAACGACGAGGAGAAGACGCTCCTCCGGCGGAACGTGCTCGACGAGCTCATCCGGGAGCGGCTCTGGCTCGCGGACGCGAAGCGGCGCGGAATCGTGATTCCCGAGGCCACCATCGACTCCCGGATGAAGCAGAGCGACTTCTTCCGGACCAACGGCCGACCCGACGAGGCGAAGTTCCGAGCCTTCAAGTCCTCGCCGACCTCGAATTACGCCACGCTCCGCGGACAGATCGAGCGAACCCTCCTGCTCGAGGAGTACGTGCGCTGGATGGAGCGCCGATTCGGGCCGCGCGAGCCCGAGCTCAAGAAGACCTTCGAAGAGCGCACGTCCCAGGCCTCGATCCGGTACTTCGTTCTCGGGCCGGAGGCGGTCTCGCTCGACCCGGAGGCCACCCCCGCGCAGGTTCGCGCGTACTACGAAGCGCACCCGGACGAGTTCGTGACGGCCGACGAGGCCCGCATCCAGTACATCCGCGTGCCCGGCGCCGCCGATGCCGCGGCGGGGGACTCCGCGCGCGCCGCGTCGGACGCCGCGCGCAAGGCGGCCGGCGACGTCCTCGCGGCGGTGACGGCGGGCGCGCCCATCGAGACCGCGGCCAAGCCGTACGGCGGCATCCATGACAGCGGACCGTTCCGGCTCGGCGAGCCGGTGCGAGGTCTCGGGCGCTCGGATCTCCTGGCCGGGACCGTGAAGTCCACCGCGGAGGGACGGTGGGCGCCGGAGCCGATCCGGATGGGTCCCTACTGGGTCGTTCTCAAGGTGACGGAGCGGAGGCCATCGCGCCGGGTCCCGTTCTCCGAGGCCGTGCCGTTCGCCAAGCGCAAGGCCGACGCCCTCGTGCAGGACGCCGTGATCGATTCGCTCGCGCGCCAGGAGGTCCGCGAGAATCCGGAGCCCTACTACGCCCCCCGCCTCCAGGCCTCCATCGTCGCGCGAGGACTCGATTCGTTCGAGTCCGGACCCGCGCCCACGCAGAAGGAGGTCGAGAAGCGGCTCGACCGCATGCGGAAGGAGCACCAGATTCCCGAGTCCAACACCTCGTGGGCCGACTCGGTGCGTCCGACGCTTCCCGCCTTCATGCTCCGCGAGCGGCGCCTGACCTCGGCGATGCGAAGCATGAGGGAGGCCGCGTCGCGCCTCCAGAAGCGCGAGTCCGCGGCGCGCGTGGCCGCGCGGCACGCGGGAGTGCTCAGCATGTTCCAGCTCTACCGGGGCGAGCCGCCGCTTCGCGCCTCCCTGGTGGACGGGTCGTTCCTCGACTCCCTCTACAACCTGTCCCCCGGCGCCGTGGTCGGTCCCCGGGTCCGGGGAGACTCCGTGTTCGTCGTGCGCGTGGAGCACCTCGACGTCCGCTTCATGCCCCCCTACGCGGCGGTCGAGCCCGCCGCGAAGGCGGCCGTGATCGAGCGGCGCCGCGCGAGCCTCACGCGCGAGGCGGAAGCATGGTTCGTGTCCCATCGCGGGTCGTACCAGACGCCGCAGCGGTGGGTGCTGGACATCGTCACGTTTCCGAGACAGAAGAAGGAGGACGTGCCGGTCTCGGCCGATTCCATCGCCGCCTACTGGAGGGCGCGTCCCCTCGAGTTCACCGAGCCCGGCCGGGCGCGCGTCCATCACGTGCTCATCCGAGCTCCCGAGGGATCCTCCCGCGCGGAGGCGCGGAAGCGGGCACGCCAGGCGCGCGAACGGATCGTGAAGGGGGAGGACTTCGAAGCCGTGGCCCGCGAGGTCTCGGAAGACCCGAGCTCGGCCGCGAAGGGCGGCGACCTCGGCGAGATGACCCGTGCCGCGGTGGTCAAGGAGTTCGCCGACGCCGCGTTCAGCCTTCCGATCGGCGCGATCAGCGAGCCCGTGGAGACGCGCTTCGGCGTCCACATTCTCCGGGTGGACGAGCGGAAGCCCGAGAGGCTCCGTCCGCTCGAGGAGTGTGTCGAGGAGATCCGGGGCGTGCTCGCGACGGCGCTCTCCGACTCGATGGCGCTCCGTCCCGCGCTGGCGCTCGCGCGCGCGGGCGCGGCGGGCGCGCCCTTCGACTCGCTCGCGAGGCCCTTCGGCGGCGCGAAGCGCACGGACCCGGTCACCGCGCAGAGCGAGATCCCGGGCGTGGGTCGCGTGTCGGAGCTCGAGCGCATCGTGAGCGGGCTGCCGGACGGCGGCGTGGCGCCGGAGCCGATCGCGATGACGGACGGCTACGTGGTGGTCCGGCGGGTCGCGGAGGTGGCGTCCCAGCAGGCGGAGTTCCGGGAGGTGAGCGATCGCGTCGTGGCGGACTACCAGCGCTCGAAGCGCCGCGCCACGGCCGATTCCCTGAACGCCGTCGTCCGGGCCGCGCTCAAGTCGGGCGAGAGTCTCGAGTCGGTGGCCCTTCGGTTCGGAGGACTCCGGACGAGCCGCCTGTTCGGCCGGGAAGGCCCGATCCCGGACTTCCAGCGGGACCAGGCGCTGGCGCGGGACTCGACCTACCTGAGCCTCGTCTTCTCGTCGAAGCCGGGAGCCGCGCTGCCTCCGATCGAAGGCGCCACGGGGACGCTCTACGCGGTCGTCGACACCGTGGCGATCCTCCCGGCGAACGACTACGCGAAGCAGCGGGACACGCTGCATCGCGAGCTGACGGAGCAGCGGATCGACGCGTGGACCGCGCGCCTGCGGGCGAAGGCGACGATCCGGATGAATCGAAGGGAACTCCAGTCGCTTCTCAGCTGA
- the radC gene encoding DNA repair protein RadC, translating to MREPGLTMQDVDESDRPRERLMDLGPGALSDVDLLVLLFGTGTGGEGVIETASRVARAVNLRRLPHVPMDELLAVRGLGPARAAQLLASAEIGRRLWPDGDAVPLIRGPENVHELMRDIRRSAREHFVGFYLNSRNQVLRREIVSIGSLNASLVHPREVFVPAIALSAASLILAHNHPSGDPTPSEEDLAITRRIQESGRLLGIELLDHVIVARDSYTSFKERRLLRT from the coding sequence ATGCGAGAGCCGGGCCTCACCATGCAGGACGTCGACGAATCGGACCGGCCGCGCGAGCGGCTGATGGATCTGGGACCCGGAGCCTTGAGCGATGTGGACCTGCTCGTGCTCCTGTTCGGGACGGGAACCGGGGGAGAGGGCGTGATCGAGACGGCGTCGCGGGTCGCGCGCGCGGTGAATCTCCGGCGGCTCCCGCACGTGCCCATGGACGAGCTGCTCGCCGTCCGCGGTCTGGGCCCCGCGCGCGCCGCGCAGCTCCTGGCTTCCGCGGAGATCGGGCGCCGGCTCTGGCCCGACGGGGACGCCGTGCCCCTGATCCGCGGGCCCGAGAACGTGCACGAGCTCATGCGGGACATCCGCCGTTCGGCCCGGGAGCACTTCGTGGGGTTCTACCTCAACTCGAGAAACCAGGTGCTCCGGAGAGAGATCGTCTCGATCGGCAGTCTGAACGCGAGCCTCGTCCACCCGCGTGAGGTCTTCGTGCCCGCCATCGCGCTCTCCGCGGCGAGCCTGATCCTGGCGCACAACCACCCTTCCGGGGATCCCACGCCGAGCGAGGAGGACCTCGCGATCACGCGCCGCATCCAGGAGTCCGGACGCCTCCTCGGAATCGAGCTCCTCGACCACGTCATCGTGGCGCGGGACTCCTACACCAGCTTCAAGGAGCGGAGGCTCCTGCGGACATGA
- a CDS encoding tetratricopeptide repeat protein, whose product MRALPRQAHHALLVAALLLASGCGGAGAAGGARPASIDPAASPASLVALADSAARSGDANLARRALERASEIAPSDPEVRLGYGRYYVAIRRYADAKVEFERAASLDPRNPEPHVQLGIAYLEAGDRTEAHRSLARALRLDPAHAGALAAIRPILEERYRAAGIPPEYAELPARSSVSRGEIGVMLAVELGVDPDRVTWREDAARRTDWPALDAAWGSRWLRASVARGWIAPFADRNLHLDDPLTRGALSILVSELLARSPASRPEVAAAASFPDLGPRHYLGLAAARASGLGLPARDGGRFEPQALATGSEALSVVRGLARSVGALPVVSSEP is encoded by the coding sequence ATGAGGGCGCTCCCGCGTCAGGCTCACCACGCGCTGCTCGTCGCGGCGCTTCTCCTCGCCTCCGGGTGCGGGGGCGCCGGCGCCGCGGGCGGCGCGCGTCCGGCCTCGATCGATCCCGCGGCGAGCCCGGCTTCGCTCGTCGCGCTCGCGGACTCCGCGGCGCGGTCGGGCGACGCGAACCTCGCGCGTCGCGCGCTCGAGCGCGCGTCCGAGATCGCACCCTCGGACCCCGAGGTGCGGCTCGGATACGGACGCTACTACGTCGCGATCCGCCGCTACGCGGACGCCAAGGTGGAGTTCGAGCGCGCGGCATCGCTCGATCCGCGAAACCCGGAGCCGCACGTCCAGCTGGGGATCGCGTATCTCGAGGCGGGGGACCGCACCGAGGCACACCGATCCCTCGCGCGCGCGCTCCGGCTGGACCCGGCCCACGCGGGCGCGCTCGCGGCGATCCGTCCCATCCTCGAGGAACGGTACCGGGCCGCGGGAATCCCGCCCGAGTACGCGGAGCTCCCCGCCAGGTCCTCGGTCTCCCGTGGGGAGATCGGGGTGATGCTGGCGGTCGAGCTCGGCGTGGACCCCGACCGGGTCACGTGGCGGGAGGACGCGGCGCGACGGACCGACTGGCCCGCGCTCGACGCGGCATGGGGATCGCGCTGGCTTCGCGCGTCGGTCGCGAGGGGGTGGATCGCACCCTTCGCGGACCGCAATCTCCATCTCGACGATCCGCTCACGCGCGGCGCCCTGTCGATCCTCGTGTCGGAGCTCCTGGCCCGCTCGCCCGCGTCGAGGCCCGAGGTGGCGGCCGCCGCGTCCTTCCCGGACCTCGGACCGCGTCACTACCTGGGGCTGGCCGCGGCTCGCGCGTCGGGACTCGGGCTTCCCGCGCGGGACGGCGGGCGGTTCGAGCCGCAGGCGCTCGCGACCGGATCGGAGGCGCTCTCGGTGGTCCGGGGGCTCGCCCGAAGCGTCGGGGCCCTCCCCGTCGTTTCATCGGAACCGTGA